TGTGATATTAATTAAAGTACCTGCTTTAAACGACAGGCGTGAAGACATCCCTCTATTGATAAATTTCTTCGCTGAAAAAATAGCAAATGAACAAGGAACTGCTAAAAAGTCATTTTCTGATAAGGCCATAAAAAAACTGCAAGAATACGATTGGACCGGAAATATACGCGAACTACGTAATGTGGTGGAACGCTTAATCATTTTAGGTAATACCGAAGTGTCTGAAGATGATGTAAAGTTGTTTGCAAGCAAATAGAATTATCTCTTTATTGTTTTATTCAAAATTGCGATTATAAGTAAATAGTATAGTAATTTTATTACTATAAGTAAATTTTATAATCGTATAAAAAAATTGCATAATCATCTCTATGTTTTGAGTTTTTTGCATGTTATATTTGTACTTAGAAAATAACGCTTAAAACAATAAAAAAATGACATTAGTAGGTAAAAAATTTCCAGATTTAAATGTAGACGCAATGAATGAAATGGGCGATACATTTAAAGTAAATGTATTCGAAGAAGCAAAAAATAACAACAAAAAAGTATTGTTGTTTTGGTACCCAAAAGATTTCACATTTGTATGTCCAACTGAATTACACGCATTTCAAGGAGCTTTGGCTGAATTTGAAAAGAGAAATACAATTGTAATTGGTGCATCTTGTGATACACCAGAAGTGCATTTTGCATGGTTAAATACACCAAAAGATAATGGAGGTATAGAAGGTGTTACTTATCCGATATTAGCAGATAGTAACCGCAATTTATCTAGTATCTTAGGTATTTTAGATATTACCAATGAAACGTATGATGAAGCTACAGGAACTGTTCAGGTTGAAGGTGATAATGTAACCTATAGAGCAACTTACG
The nucleotide sequence above comes from Aureibaculum algae. Encoded proteins:
- a CDS encoding peroxiredoxin; the encoded protein is MTLVGKKFPDLNVDAMNEMGDTFKVNVFEEAKNNNKKVLLFWYPKDFTFVCPTELHAFQGALAEFEKRNTIVIGASCDTPEVHFAWLNTPKDNGGIEGVTYPILADSNRNLSSILGILDITNETYDEATGTVQVEGDNVTYRATYVIDEDGVVQHESINNMPIGRNVNEYLRIVDALTHVQEKGEVCPANWEEGKEAMQANAKGTAEYLASH